The following proteins come from a genomic window of Novosphingobium aromaticivorans DSM 12444:
- a CDS encoding OmpH family outer membrane protein, with the protein MKTRIASALLAGIAVAVATPALAAKDAPAGPAVAAGIAIANPPAVVAASAAYQTAQQQRPVTYKPQIDQANARKAQIEAQLKPLIDKLQADSKAANPNRAALQAQYEQIQQIEQAGQAEIQKILEPLNLSQQYVLEQIGDKLDAATQAAMDKKKVTLVLDSQSVIKAGQAYNLNQDILTELNALIPSAQLVPPAGWMPRAQREQQAQAAQQQQPAGAQPAKKQPEGR; encoded by the coding sequence ATGAAGACCCGTATCGCTTCCGCGCTTCTCGCGGGTATTGCCGTTGCTGTCGCCACCCCGGCTCTTGCCGCCAAGGATGCACCCGCAGGTCCGGCCGTTGCCGCCGGTATCGCCATTGCCAACCCGCCGGCCGTCGTCGCTGCTTCGGCCGCCTACCAGACCGCGCAGCAGCAGCGCCCGGTTACCTACAAGCCACAGATCGACCAAGCCAATGCACGCAAGGCCCAGATCGAAGCGCAGCTCAAGCCGCTGATCGACAAGCTGCAGGCTGATTCGAAGGCTGCCAACCCGAACCGTGCCGCCCTGCAGGCGCAGTACGAGCAGATCCAGCAGATCGAACAGGCCGGTCAGGCCGAGATCCAGAAGATCCTCGAGCCGCTGAACCTCTCGCAGCAGTACGTGCTCGAGCAGATCGGCGACAAGCTCGACGCTGCGACCCAGGCCGCGATGGACAAGAAGAAGGTAACGCTGGTGCTCGACTCGCAGTCGGTCATCAAGGCGGGCCAGGCCTACAACCTCAACCAGGACATCCTGACCGAGCTGAACGCGTTGATCCCGTCGGCGCAGCTCGTGCCGCCTGCCGGCTGGATGCCGCGTGCGCAGCGTGAGCAACAGGCTCAGGCCGCTCAGCAGCAGCAGCCCGCCGGCGCCCAGCCCGCCAAGAAGCAGCCGGAAGGCCGCTAA
- the fabZ gene encoding 3-hydroxyacyl-ACP dehydratase FabZ, translating into MSEEQGAATDGVILDYDVRKVMAALPHRYPLLLVDRVASLTLNERIHAVKAVSMNEQFFQGHFPGRPIMPGVLQIEALAQAAGVLAVESLGLAGSGKLVYFMAIEDAKFRNPVEPGVLLDLHVEFTQKRSRVCKFSGKAMIGDKVTCEVNFTAMIADS; encoded by the coding sequence ATGAGCGAAGAACAGGGCGCCGCGACCGACGGCGTGATCCTCGACTACGACGTGCGCAAGGTAATGGCGGCGCTTCCGCACCGCTATCCCCTGCTGCTGGTCGATCGCGTGGCGTCGCTGACGCTGAACGAGCGCATCCATGCGGTGAAGGCCGTGTCGATGAACGAGCAGTTCTTCCAGGGCCATTTCCCCGGCCGTCCGATCATGCCGGGCGTTCTCCAGATCGAGGCGCTGGCGCAGGCCGCCGGCGTTCTCGCCGTGGAATCGCTTGGCCTCGCCGGTTCGGGCAAGCTCGTCTACTTCATGGCGATCGAGGACGCGAAGTTCCGCAATCCCGTGGAACCGGGCGTGCTGCTCGACCTGCACGTCGAGTTCACCCAGAAGCGCTCGCGCGTCTGCAAGTTTTCCGGCAAGGCGATGATCGGCGACAAGGTGACCTGCGAGGTCAACTTTACCGCGATGATCGCGGATAGCTGA
- the rpmE gene encoding 50S ribosomal protein L31 — translation MKTGIHPDYHMIKVQMTDGTVFETRSTWGKEGETLALEIDPTSHPAWTGGTRQLDQGGRVAQFNKRFGGLSLKR, via the coding sequence ATGAAGACTGGCATTCACCCCGACTACCACATGATCAAGGTGCAGATGACCGACGGCACCGTTTTCGAGACGCGCTCCACCTGGGGCAAGGAAGGCGAAACGCTCGCTCTCGAAATCGACCCGACTTCGCACCCGGCATGGACCGGCGGTACGCGCCAGCTTGACCAGGGTGGCCGTGTTGCCCAGTTCAACAAGCGCTTCGGCGGCCTTTCGCTCAAGCGCTGA
- a CDS encoding MarR family winged helix-turn-helix transcriptional regulator, producing MTLTNTLEGRLGYQLRRASAVMMADLARELADLDLRPAEVTTLLVISENPECSQTEVGQVLAIKRANMVPIISRLMDRGLVERRRLDGRSHALTLTDQGRGIARDATARIEAHEARFTELLGKGDVDTLFRCLPTIRAVRDAEVDA from the coding sequence ATGACCTTGACCAACACTCTCGAAGGCCGGCTCGGGTATCAATTGCGCCGGGCTTCCGCCGTGATGATGGCCGACCTCGCGCGGGAGCTGGCCGACCTTGACCTGCGCCCGGCCGAAGTGACCACGTTGCTCGTCATTTCCGAAAACCCCGAATGTTCGCAGACCGAGGTGGGGCAGGTGCTGGCGATCAAGCGGGCAAACATGGTGCCGATCATTTCGCGCCTGATGGATCGCGGGCTGGTCGAGCGTCGGCGGCTCGACGGGCGCAGCCATGCCTTGACCCTGACCGATCAGGGGCGCGGAATTGCGCGCGATGCGACGGCGCGCATCGAAGCGCACGAGGCGCGTTTCACCGAGCTGCTCGGCAAGGGCGACGTCGACACGCTGTTCCGCTGTCTGCCGACGATCCGCGCCGTGCGCGATGCCGAGGTCGACGCCTGA
- a CDS encoding prolyl hydroxylase family protein, with translation MTQSSSESCAGRLLAAPGMMRVPSPRLEMFVVRDFLSQAECNGLIARIERDRRPSTIADANGDHYFRTSETCDLPMDDPEIVALDEKLCALSGIGRPFGEPIQGQRYESGQEFKAHTDYFDPHGADFQRFCSVAGQRTWTFMVYLNDVEAGGATRFKVIDKTIQPERGKLVCWNNRRPDGTVNPCTLHHAMKVRKGLKYVITKWYREKPWG, from the coding sequence ATGACGCAATCGAGCAGCGAATCCTGCGCCGGACGGCTTCTGGCGGCACCCGGAATGATGAGGGTTCCCTCGCCCCGGCTGGAGATGTTCGTGGTGCGCGATTTCCTCTCGCAGGCCGAATGCAACGGGCTGATCGCCCGCATAGAACGGGATCGCAGGCCCTCGACCATTGCCGATGCCAATGGCGACCACTACTTCCGCACCAGCGAGACCTGCGACCTGCCGATGGATGACCCGGAAATCGTCGCTCTCGACGAGAAGCTCTGCGCGCTGTCGGGAATCGGGCGCCCGTTCGGCGAACCGATCCAGGGGCAGCGCTATGAATCAGGGCAGGAGTTCAAGGCCCACACCGACTATTTCGACCCGCACGGTGCGGACTTCCAGCGCTTCTGCAGCGTTGCCGGCCAGCGCACGTGGACCTTCATGGTCTACCTGAACGACGTGGAAGCCGGCGGAGCCACGCGGTTCAAGGTAATCGACAAGACGATCCAGCCCGAACGCGGCAAGCTGGTGTGCTGGAACAATCGCCGCCCTGACGGAACGGTCAACCCATGCACGCTCCATCACGCGATGAAGGTGCGCAAAGGCCTGAAGTACGTCATCACCAAGTGGTACCGCGAAAAGCCCTGGGGCTGA
- a CDS encoding GspH/FimT family pseudopilin: MTVPTCETPTRPAANGFSLVEMLVVLLVMGLLATVAVLTMPGDERKLRNEAERFAARTLAARDEAIVGARPVALVVSERGYYFERRMEGQWQPLPGRGFDLTGWDEGTRADAVRQRLVFDSLGLASSEAAVRLDRGGQVLVVHVRRDGKVTVDAG; the protein is encoded by the coding sequence GTGACCGTGCCCACCTGCGAGACCCCAACCCGACCGGCTGCAAACGGCTTCTCGCTGGTCGAGATGCTGGTGGTCCTTCTTGTCATGGGGCTGCTCGCGACAGTCGCGGTGCTGACCATGCCCGGAGACGAACGCAAGCTGCGCAACGAGGCGGAACGCTTTGCCGCGCGCACGCTGGCTGCGCGGGACGAGGCGATCGTCGGCGCGCGTCCGGTTGCGCTCGTGGTCAGCGAGCGCGGTTACTATTTCGAGCGGCGAATGGAGGGCCAGTGGCAACCACTGCCCGGTCGCGGTTTCGACCTGACAGGCTGGGACGAGGGCACCCGCGCCGATGCGGTTCGTCAGCGGCTGGTGTTCGATTCGCTGGGCCTGGCCAGCAGCGAGGCAGCGGTGCGGCTGGACCGGGGCGGGCAAGTGCTCGTCGTACATGTCCGCCGTGATGGCAAGGTGACTGTCGATGCCGGCTGA
- the gspI gene encoding type II secretion system minor pseudopilin GspI: MPADNRPPIRAPIRAPIRAPIRAHANGFTLLELLVALAVFAIAALALLQMEGASIARTADLDQRLLREIVAQNMAAEILSDPAPPPVGSASGTIENAGRRFQWTRTVARRADFGVLGITLSVRETTPGAQSQAFSLDFTRLPAA, from the coding sequence ATGCCGGCTGACAACAGGCCCCCGATCCGCGCTCCGATCCGCGCCCCGATCCGGGCCCCGATCCGCGCCCACGCCAACGGCTTCACCCTGCTCGAGCTTCTGGTCGCGCTCGCGGTCTTTGCCATCGCAGCCCTGGCGCTGCTCCAGATGGAGGGCGCCAGCATTGCGCGAACCGCGGACCTCGACCAGCGCCTGCTGCGCGAGATCGTCGCACAGAACATGGCGGCCGAGATCCTGAGCGATCCCGCCCCGCCGCCGGTCGGCTCGGCCAGCGGGACCATCGAGAATGCCGGCCGCCGCTTCCAGTGGACGCGCACCGTTGCGCGACGGGCTGACTTCGGCGTTCTGGGGATCACCCTTTCCGTCCGCGAGACGACGCCGGGTGCGCAGAGCCAGGCCTTTTCGCTCGATTTCACCCGGCTCCCCGCGGCATGA
- the gspJ gene encoding type II secretion system minor pseudopilin GspJ produces the protein MSETPVRNGFTLVEMLIALALFAVIAVGALGLLRFSVDAELASRARTETIAAQRRFLSVWTADLAQAVPRPSRDQSGAPHPAFEAGTDGVVIRLTRSGWDNLDGAPRPGLQKVEYRLTAKALVRSGYPFPDGASPEPPAEVLPITGPPTVRFRTKDGNWRDRWEPQLQTELPVAVELLLPQAGVPPLRIVSLVGVNYQ, from the coding sequence ATGAGCGAAACGCCCGTCCGCAACGGCTTTACGCTTGTCGAGATGCTGATCGCGCTGGCGCTTTTCGCGGTCATCGCGGTTGGCGCGCTCGGACTGCTGCGCTTTTCGGTCGATGCGGAGCTGGCAAGCCGCGCCCGGACCGAAACCATCGCGGCGCAGCGCCGGTTCCTCTCGGTGTGGACGGCGGACCTGGCGCAGGCCGTTCCACGCCCATCGCGCGACCAGTCCGGCGCCCCCCATCCCGCATTCGAGGCAGGGACGGACGGCGTGGTCATCCGCCTGACCCGCAGCGGCTGGGACAATCTTGACGGCGCCCCGCGTCCCGGCCTGCAGAAAGTCGAGTACCGCCTGACTGCCAAGGCACTCGTGCGCTCCGGCTACCCCTTTCCCGATGGCGCATCGCCCGAACCTCCGGCCGAAGTCCTGCCGATCACCGGGCCCCCGACGGTGCGGTTCCGCACGAAGGACGGCAATTGGCGCGACCGGTGGGAACCCCAGCTCCAGACCGAGCTTCCGGTGGCGGTCGAACTGCTCCTGCCCCAGGCCGGGGTGCCGCCGCTGCGCATCGTGTCTCTGGTCGGGGTGAACTACCAGTGA
- the gspK gene encoding type II secretion system minor pseudopilin GspK, with protein sequence MSAGDPKERGAALLSVLLLVAVMAVIAAVMLDRLNLAARLAGNGQAMTQARLYATSAETLAMAQIKGMVDSSQERTVDRQGLLGRDFPLPLPRGTAMARVEDAGNCFNLNSLVEADAQGVLELRLVGLNQMRALMTGLAIPEAESAIISDSIADWIDTDNRPAPNGAEDETYQGTATPYRTAGRLIGDVSEIRAVRGMTPQFYERLRPWLCALPAAELSPIDVNTLRPDQAPLLAMLAPKAIPVDRARAMLSGRPALGWASGDEALRGFGGEGAGGVPLNQLQVRSRWFLLTLMVTVDSAVVEEQALIDVGDNPPKVAFRTWGDRFSR encoded by the coding sequence GTGAGCGCAGGGGACCCGAAGGAGCGCGGTGCGGCACTGCTGTCCGTGTTGCTGCTGGTTGCGGTCATGGCGGTGATCGCGGCGGTTATGCTCGACCGGCTCAACCTTGCTGCGCGGCTTGCGGGCAACGGTCAGGCGATGACTCAGGCGCGGCTTTACGCGACAAGCGCCGAAACGCTCGCGATGGCGCAGATCAAGGGGATGGTCGACAGCTCGCAGGAGCGGACGGTGGACCGGCAAGGGCTGCTTGGCCGCGACTTCCCGCTGCCTCTGCCGCGCGGTACGGCGATGGCGCGGGTGGAGGACGCGGGTAACTGCTTCAACCTGAACTCGCTGGTCGAGGCCGATGCGCAAGGCGTTCTTGAGCTGCGGCTCGTCGGCCTCAACCAGATGCGCGCGCTCATGACCGGCCTCGCCATTCCCGAAGCGGAAAGTGCGATCATCAGCGATTCGATCGCCGACTGGATCGACACCGACAACCGGCCCGCCCCCAACGGTGCGGAGGACGAGACCTACCAGGGTACGGCAACGCCCTATCGCACGGCCGGGCGGCTGATTGGCGACGTCAGCGAGATCCGCGCTGTGCGGGGAATGACGCCGCAATTCTACGAACGCCTGCGCCCCTGGCTCTGCGCGCTCCCGGCGGCGGAGCTTTCACCGATCGACGTGAACACCCTTCGGCCCGATCAGGCGCCGCTTCTAGCCATGCTCGCGCCCAAGGCCATCCCGGTCGATCGCGCCCGCGCCATGCTGTCCGGGCGGCCCGCGCTTGGCTGGGCAAGCGGTGACGAAGCCTTGCGCGGTTTCGGCGGAGAGGGAGCCGGGGGCGTACCGCTCAACCAGTTGCAGGTGCGCAGCCGCTGGTTCCTGTTGACGCTGATGGTCACGGTCGATTCGGCGGTGGTCGAGGAGCAGGCGTTGATCGACGTCGGCGACAACCCTCCAAAAGTCGCCTTCCGTACCTGGGGCGACCGTTTCAGCCGTTAG
- the ccmC gene encoding heme ABC transporter permease CcmC — protein sequence MHGFANPARFLRLARWLMPLLLVTGLLLSLGAVLYGVLVVPPDRLMGETVRILFIHVPAAWLGMAGWSTIAIASLVELVWRHPLAAIAGRAAAVPGATFTAICLATGSIWARPTWGTWWVWDGRLTSFLVLLFLYFGYIALSGAAQRDMASGGGGSRITAIFGLVGAINIPIINRSVVWWNSLHQPPSITMGKSSIDPTFLWPLLIAALGFSLVFGGVVLARMRTLLADIQAEARLRRKAMA from the coding sequence ATGCACGGTTTCGCAAATCCCGCCCGCTTCCTGCGCCTCGCGCGCTGGCTCATGCCGCTTCTGCTGGTCACCGGGCTGCTGCTGTCGCTCGGCGCAGTACTCTATGGCGTGCTCGTCGTGCCGCCTGACCGGCTGATGGGCGAGACTGTGCGCATCCTGTTCATTCATGTGCCCGCCGCATGGCTCGGCATGGCTGGCTGGTCGACCATTGCGATCGCCAGTCTCGTCGAACTGGTCTGGCGCCACCCGCTGGCCGCCATTGCCGGGCGCGCCGCCGCCGTTCCCGGCGCAACCTTCACCGCTATCTGCCTTGCTACCGGCTCGATCTGGGCCCGGCCCACGTGGGGAACCTGGTGGGTCTGGGATGGCCGCCTGACGAGCTTTCTCGTCCTCCTGTTCCTCTATTTCGGCTATATCGCGCTTTCCGGCGCGGCACAGCGCGACATGGCATCGGGCGGGGGTGGCAGCCGCATCACCGCGATCTTCGGTCTGGTCGGAGCGATCAACATCCCGATCATCAACCGCTCGGTCGTCTGGTGGAACAGTCTGCACCAGCCGCCCTCGATCACCATGGGCAAGTCTTCGATCGACCCGACGTTTCTCTGGCCGCTGCTGATCGCAGCGCTGGGTTTCAGCCTGGTGTTCGGCGGCGTCGTACTTGCGCGGATGCGCACTCTCCTGGCCGATATCCAGGCCGAGGCGCGTCTGCGCCGCAAAGCCATGGCGTAA
- the ccmE gene encoding cytochrome c maturation protein CcmE, giving the protein MNATKAPGGIKPKHQRLVLLVIALVALIGAGLLAAYALSNQASYFYVPNDLVKNPPEQGRAIRLGGMVQKGSLKTRADGITIDFVVGDGKARVPVRYTGITPDLFVEGSGVVAEGRMEGQTFVADNLLAKHDENYVPRQMGDMTKAQAEAVVAETK; this is encoded by the coding sequence ATGAACGCGACAAAGGCCCCGGGCGGCATAAAGCCCAAGCACCAGCGGCTTGTCCTGCTCGTCATCGCGCTTGTGGCGCTGATTGGCGCGGGGCTTCTGGCCGCCTATGCCTTGTCCAACCAGGCGAGCTACTTCTACGTGCCCAACGACTTGGTGAAGAACCCGCCCGAGCAGGGCCGCGCGATCCGCTTGGGCGGCATGGTCCAGAAGGGCTCGCTCAAGACCCGGGCGGACGGCATCACCATCGATTTCGTCGTGGGCGACGGCAAGGCGCGCGTACCCGTGCGCTATACCGGCATTACCCCTGACCTGTTCGTCGAAGGCTCCGGGGTGGTCGCGGAAGGGCGCATGGAGGGGCAGACTTTCGTCGCCGACAATCTCCTCGCCAAGCATGACGAAAACTATGTCCCCCGCCAGATGGGCGACATGACGAAAGCCCAGGCCGAGGCCGTGGTGGCGGAGACGAAATGA
- a CDS encoding heme lyase CcmF/NrfE family subunit has protein sequence MIAELGLAVLWMAAALAALQLFAGVSALRPGGGAAGKSLAGMVRPLAVMQGALVAISFLALIDLFLETDLSVKLVAENSHSMKPFIFKLAGTWGNHEGSMLLWVTIMAVSGGFVALIEKRLREDTLIATLAGQAFVSLGFYAFLLFSSNPFERLAEPAPDGAGLNPLLQDIGLAFHPPTLYVGYVGLSVAFSFAIGALITRDVGPAFARAMRPWVLGAWIFLTIGITAGSYWAYYTLGWGGWWFWDPVENASLMPWLAATALLHSASVLASRNALRAWTVMLGVIAFSMSMVGTFLVRSGILTSVHAFAVDPERGSFILALLAIYIGGALALFGLRASTVTEGERFSLFSREASLVFNNVMLCGTLGIVLIGTLYPLLTEAFGAKVSVGPPYFNPVSAIFVIPMMLVMGVGPLLRWRKDKPGRVTGSVAVPALLTALVLLAVVVLAPGIRILPALGLAVGAGLALASWFPLRGRNLRRTPLSVWGMVFGHFGIAVALLGAASESAFSTERLAAMNVGDTQSVGPISLKLEKIEPVAGPNWTALEATVSASYKGGAPVTLHPQARTFSSPPGERTESALHTRWNGQLYAVLGNEGEDGRWQMRFWWKPFVPLLWLGGLLIAFGGVLALLGRVAHDVRRLRAGGKIAYRRARMEQVK, from the coding sequence ATGATCGCTGAACTCGGTCTTGCCGTCCTGTGGATGGCGGCGGCGCTTGCCGCCTTGCAGCTTTTCGCCGGCGTTTCGGCCCTGCGCCCAGGCGGCGGGGCGGCGGGCAAGTCGCTCGCCGGCATGGTTCGCCCGCTAGCTGTCATGCAGGGTGCGCTCGTCGCGATCTCGTTCCTGGCGCTGATCGACTTGTTCCTGGAAACGGACCTGTCGGTGAAGCTCGTGGCGGAAAACAGCCACTCGATGAAGCCGTTCATCTTCAAGCTGGCGGGTACGTGGGGCAACCACGAAGGCTCGATGCTGCTGTGGGTGACGATCATGGCGGTATCGGGCGGTTTCGTCGCGCTCATCGAGAAGCGCCTGCGCGAAGACACGCTGATCGCCACGCTGGCGGGGCAGGCCTTCGTCAGCCTCGGCTTCTATGCCTTCCTGCTGTTCTCCTCGAACCCGTTCGAGCGACTGGCGGAACCAGCGCCTGATGGTGCCGGCCTCAACCCGCTGCTGCAGGACATCGGCCTCGCATTTCATCCGCCCACGCTCTACGTCGGTTATGTCGGGCTTTCGGTGGCGTTCAGCTTTGCCATCGGCGCGCTGATCACGCGTGACGTCGGCCCCGCTTTCGCCCGCGCGATGCGCCCCTGGGTGCTGGGCGCGTGGATTTTCCTCACCATCGGCATCACGGCCGGTTCCTACTGGGCCTACTACACGCTCGGCTGGGGTGGCTGGTGGTTCTGGGACCCTGTCGAGAACGCCTCGCTCATGCCCTGGCTGGCCGCGACGGCATTGCTTCACTCGGCCTCCGTCCTTGCCAGTCGCAACGCCTTGCGCGCGTGGACGGTGATGCTTGGCGTGATCGCCTTTTCGATGTCGATGGTCGGCACCTTCCTGGTGCGCTCGGGCATCCTGACGTCGGTCCATGCTTTCGCCGTCGATCCGGAACGCGGCTCGTTCATCCTTGCGCTTCTGGCCATCTACATCGGCGGTGCATTGGCACTCTTCGGCCTGCGCGCGTCGACCGTGACCGAGGGTGAACGTTTCAGCCTGTTCAGCCGTGAGGCGAGCCTCGTGTTCAACAACGTGATGCTCTGCGGCACGCTCGGCATCGTGCTGATCGGCACGCTCTACCCACTGCTGACCGAAGCGTTCGGTGCCAAGGTTTCGGTGGGACCTCCCTATTTCAATCCGGTATCCGCGATCTTCGTGATTCCGATGATGCTCGTCATGGGCGTCGGGCCGCTGCTTCGCTGGCGCAAGGACAAGCCAGGCCGCGTGACCGGCAGTGTCGCGGTGCCTGCGCTGCTCACCGCGCTCGTCCTGCTCGCCGTCGTGGTCCTGGCCCCCGGCATTCGCATCCTGCCCGCGCTCGGCCTTGCGGTTGGCGCCGGGTTGGCGCTGGCGAGCTGGTTCCCGCTCAGGGGCCGCAACCTGCGCCGCACGCCGCTCAGCGTCTGGGGCATGGTCTTCGGCCACTTCGGCATTGCCGTCGCCTTGCTCGGCGCTGCCAGCGAAAGCGCATTCTCGACCGAACGGCTGGCCGCGATGAATGTGGGCGATACGCAAAGCGTCGGTCCGATCTCGCTCAAGCTCGAGAAGATCGAACCTGTCGCCGGCCCCAACTGGACCGCGCTCGAGGCAACGGTCAGCGCATCGTACAAGGGCGGGGCGCCGGTCACGCTGCATCCGCAGGCGCGCACCTTCTCCTCGCCGCCTGGCGAGCGTACCGAATCCGCACTCCATACGCGCTGGAACGGCCAGCTCTATGCCGTGCTCGGCAACGAGGGCGAGGATGGCCGCTGGCAGATGCGCTTCTGGTGGAAGCCGTTCGTGCCGCTGCTCTGGCTCGGCGGGCTGCTGATTGCGTTTGGCGGCGTTCTGGCGCTTCTGGGCCGGGTGGCGCATGATGTTCGCCGCCTGCGCGCAGGCGGCAAGATTGCATATCGCCGGGCCCGGATGGAGCAGGTGAAGTGA
- a CDS encoding DsbE family thiol:disulfide interchange protein: protein MTEPKGKRPGLAIWLPLALFGAFFALVIWGLVRPADREVASAFIGKPLPQFSLQPATDDRPGLSTADFRDGKPRLLNVFASWCVPCAIESPQLDALARQGVEINGVAIRDRKDDVARFLATNGNPFAKIGKDDLSEVQLGIGSSGVPETFVIDGKGVIRYQHIGEIRPEDMGLILGKLKEAAQ from the coding sequence GTGACGGAACCCAAGGGCAAGCGCCCCGGCCTCGCGATCTGGCTTCCGCTCGCGCTGTTCGGTGCGTTCTTCGCGCTGGTGATCTGGGGGCTCGTGCGCCCGGCCGACCGCGAAGTGGCCAGCGCCTTCATCGGCAAGCCGCTGCCGCAGTTCTCGCTCCAGCCCGCGACCGACGATCGCCCGGGCCTGTCGACGGCGGACTTCCGCGACGGCAAGCCCCGTCTGCTCAACGTCTTTGCAAGCTGGTGCGTCCCCTGCGCGATCGAATCTCCGCAGCTCGATGCACTCGCCAGGCAGGGCGTGGAGATCAACGGCGTCGCCATTCGCGACCGCAAGGACGACGTCGCCCGCTTCCTCGCCACCAACGGTAATCCCTTCGCCAAGATCGGCAAGGACGACCTCTCGGAAGTGCAGCTCGGCATCGGGTCCTCCGGCGTTCCAGAGACCTTCGTTATCGATGGCAAGGGCGTGATCCGCTACCAGCACATCGGCGAAATCCGGCCCGAGGACATGGGTCTGATCCTCGGCAAGCTGAAGGAGGCCGCGCAATGA
- a CDS encoding cytochrome c-type biogenesis protein, with translation MSVSRSLGLLAAALLLSLTAPLAAQDTMPPAPYAYRQLDDPAQEAKAQALMETLRCLKCQSQSIADSDAPMAGDMRHQVRTRIAAGEQPEAIRAWLVERYGDYVSYAPQNKPIMWPLFAAPLVILLLAAVLLRGRFRRGGKQENGE, from the coding sequence ATGAGCGTTTCGCGTTCGCTAGGGCTTCTGGCCGCCGCCCTGCTGCTGAGCCTCACCGCTCCGCTTGCCGCGCAGGACACTATGCCGCCCGCGCCTTACGCCTACCGCCAGCTTGACGATCCGGCGCAGGAGGCCAAGGCCCAGGCCCTGATGGAAACGCTGCGCTGCCTCAAGTGCCAGAGCCAGTCCATCGCCGATTCCGACGCGCCCATGGCCGGCGACATGCGTCACCAGGTTCGCACCCGCATCGCCGCCGGAGAACAGCCAGAAGCGATCCGCGCATGGCTGGTCGAACGTTATGGCGATTACGTGAGCTATGCCCCCCAGAACAAGCCGATCATGTGGCCGCTCTTCGCCGCGCCGCTGGTGATCCTGTTGCTGGCCGCCGTGCTGCTGCGCGGACGGTTCCGGCGCGGCGGCAAGCAGGAGAACGGCGAATGA
- a CDS encoding tetratricopeptide repeat protein — MTWVLVVLLAGAVFLALAFVLKMPRAGWELSGAALLVGIAGYALQGSPDLPGAPKAPVENKRAADEALIKQRQQMGDSFAKGQSWLILADGLARQGQYGAAAEVLRKGAEQFPQDADIWVSLGNALVGHSDGLITPAAQYAFQKAARIAPDHPGPPFFMGLALAQSGRLPEARAIWAELLRRSPADAPYRADLSERIQRIDSMLAMAAGGGTAGAPVPAPAPMADSSSQVSE, encoded by the coding sequence ATGACCTGGGTGCTCGTCGTTCTGCTCGCCGGGGCCGTGTTCCTCGCGCTGGCCTTCGTCCTGAAGATGCCGCGCGCTGGGTGGGAGCTTTCGGGCGCCGCGCTGCTCGTCGGGATCGCCGGCTATGCGTTGCAAGGCAGCCCCGATCTTCCCGGCGCTCCCAAGGCCCCGGTCGAGAACAAGCGCGCCGCCGACGAGGCTCTGATCAAGCAGCGCCAGCAGATGGGCGACAGCTTCGCCAAGGGCCAGAGCTGGCTGATCCTTGCCGACGGCCTCGCTCGCCAGGGCCAGTACGGCGCTGCTGCCGAAGTCCTGCGCAAGGGCGCCGAGCAGTTTCCGCAAGATGCCGACATCTGGGTGTCGCTGGGCAACGCACTGGTCGGTCACAGCGACGGCCTGATCACGCCCGCCGCGCAATATGCCTTCCAGAAGGCGGCCCGCATCGCGCCGGATCATCCCGGTCCGCCTTTCTTCATGGGCCTTGCGCTCGCCCAGTCCGGTCGCCTGCCGGAAGCGCGCGCGATCTGGGCAGAACTTCTGCGCCGTTCTCCCGCCGACGCTCCGTATCGGGCCGATCTTTCGGAGCGAATCCAGCGGATCGATTCGATGCTGGCCATGGCGGCGGGTGGCGGCACGGCCGGCGCGCCGGTCCCGGCCCCCGCGCCGATGGCTGATTCGTCTTCTCAAGTGTCTGAGTAG